Proteins encoded together in one Benincasa hispida cultivar B227 chromosome 1, ASM972705v1, whole genome shotgun sequence window:
- the LOC120090299 gene encoding B3 domain-containing protein Os04g0386900-like, whose protein sequence is MQSQRKPPTELPTMEPQDGEILPLSGKPYHAFILSKSHVAPICSLVLPAKFHSILPAIVIPAVLFCQGKKWTIDYYGNRRGKALDTKQWRKFVNDNRLKSGDACVFELMECSSSILKFRVQILRGDIPFQLHDKFSGETKDTPIYLE, encoded by the exons ATGCAGTCACAAAGGAAACCTCCGACAGAGCTTCCAACAATGGAGCCGCAAGATGGAGAAATTTTGCCACTTTCAGGCAAACCCTACCATGCTTTTATTCTTTCTAAATCGCATGTCGCTCCCATATGTAGTTTG GTTTTGCCAGCTAAATTCCATTCTATTTTACCTGCTATTGTAATCCCTGCGGTTCTTTTCTGTCAAGGCAAGAAATGGACGATAGATTATTATGGGAACCGACGTGGTAAGGCACTCGATACAAAACAGTGGAGGAAATTTGTTAATGATAACCGTCTCAAGTCTGGAGATGCTTGTGTATTTGAGCTCATGGAATGCAGCAGCAGCATACTTAAATTTAGAGTTCAAATTCTCAGAGGTGACATACCTTTCCAGCTGCACGACAAGTTCAGTGGGGAGACGAAAGACACC